TTTTATCCGATTGAAATATGGTCTCATTGTTAAACGAAAGTTGTAAACGTTTATATGCACTAGCAACCTTGTCTTTTTCAAATAAATCAGAATAAAAGTTATTTTTGATCATGATTTTATAGCATGTTAATCGGTTGTGCCAATAATGCATGTTTTGTTAGGGGTTTGGAGCAGAAAACAGTCTTTTTTTAATGTATTTATCTTATAGGTTCTAAGGTTGCTTAAATGCTCACTGCTTAAAAATAAAAAATCGAATACAGGCTTTCTTAAAAACAAATACTCCCTTTTCAAAAAGTCTATTTCAACAAGCATGTTTTCATTATAGCTAATGGTGCCCTCGTCAATTTCTTCTATACTTTGAGCTATTGAATTGTGTTTTTGGTTTTTTAAAAGAAAACTAAGATTGTGCAATTTTTTATTGACTTCTTTTTCTCTTAAAACCTGTTTTACTTTGTAGAAATTAGATAGGGTAGTAGCCAGAATGTTGGCGACAAGTGACTTTCTATCATAATATATGTGATATTCAAAATCATATTTTGTGTCGCTCCAGCTTTCTTTGTAATCAAAAAAACCTTTTGAAAAATCAAATATACTATAGGAACTATTAAAACTCCAGTCTAACATTTTCATTATTGAAATTTTACCAATATGGAACTTAGTATAATCTATATCGAAAACGGTGATGGCATCAAAAATTATGGATTCCGAAAAATACAATAATCTAACGCTGATAGGAGTTTGATTGTTGTAGATAACGTGTAAAGCTGCTTTTTTTTCTAAAATAAGAGGATAAGCCACGTCTCGATAAAATTGCCACTCACTAGGGTTTAAATTGTTGTTGGTTGTTTTTTTGTCGTCAAAGCGTTTGGTTAATAGCTCATAAAAATGACTAAAGACATAATCATACTCAACTTTGTCAATAGTTCCTATTAACATTTTGCTAGAAATATTAAAACAACACTCGAGCCTACGCGAATAGCGTCTGAGTTTTTGGTTACTGCTTTTACTGAATGTTGCTTTTAAATATGAATTAAGGTCTTTGTAATTATCAAGTTTTATAGCGAATCCCGGGTATTGCTTGACTTTTTTTAAGCTTAAGTTATTGATTTCGGCATTGTCGCCAGGCGTTTTAAAATACTGAGGGACATCGAATATCAAAAACGTTTTGTTTTTAAAGTCATCTGTTGAATTATTTTTGTTAAAACTATAGGATATCCCTTTTGTTAAGTTTTTGCCAACATTGATGTATATTGACAGTAATTTATAGGCTTTGTAAAATGAGAGCCCATTGATAGAATTAAGATTGCTAGTTTTGGCATTCTTTAAAAAATGTTTAGACCATGATTCAGAAAAAGTTCTAGATGTAAAAGGGTTTTCACGTATCACAAACAATGGTTTTCACTATTTAAATTTACTTTTTTACCTATGGGTAATGACATTTGTTTTTATAAAATATATTGTTTGTCTAATTAATGTCATCATGTTAAAAGTATTTTTCTCCTTCACTTATACTCTTTATTATTTTACCCGGAATACCATAGACCATTTTATAATCACTGATGTTTTTATTTATCAATGCCGCAGCTCCAATAATTGAGTGCTTTCCTATGGAAATATCTTGAATTATAATTGCTCCCATACATATAGCACTACAAGCACCTATCGTACTTTTTCCTCCAATAGTTGAGTTTGGGGCCAAACTAGCATACTTTTTTAATATTGAATCGTGTCCTAAAGAAGCTTTAGTGTTAACAATGCAAAATTTACCAATATTAGCATCACTATTTATAACAGCACCGGCCATTATAACTGTTCCTTTACCTATTTTTACGTTTTTACCAATCACCGCATTTGGATGAATTGCTGATATATAGTCAAAATCTGGACTTATTTTTTTAATCTTCTCATAGATTAATTTACGCGTCCAATTATCGCCAATTGCAATTATACCTAGTTTGAAATTATGAGATTTACTTAAACGCGGTATGTCATTTTCATTACCTAAAACACGATAATTATATATACTGCTATCTATGGGTTTAAAGGAATCAATTAAGCCAACAATGCTATATTGATTTAGTCGTTCAACTATATCAATAACAACTTTAGCGTGACCCGATGCCCCTATAATTACTACATTGGTTTTGTTTTTATAAATTGCCATTTTACGATTTTAAGGGGTGTTAGTATCTTTTTTATTATTAATGCTCTTTTTTTTACAACCATTAGAAATTTACAATTATAGTTTCACAATCAAATCATCAAATATTCTATATAATGGAAAGTAATCTGACTCTACATTCACACCTTTTTTTTGAACGAGTTCCTTGTAAATGTCAGGGTTAACAATAAGCTTCCATAAATAAAAATCTTTAAAATCCTTGGAGAATGACGATTTAAAATCAAAAAGGGAATCATCATCTCGTCCCCCTAGGCCACCACCTAAATTAAAAAAAGTATAACCTTTTTTTGCAGCAATAATTCGCATCTCATCAATTAATAGTTTGGTAGGCATCAAATCTAAAAACTTTGTTTTTGAGCCAGATAGATGGTAGTGGATTATCGGCCCCACTGATATAAACATGCTTGCAGCTATGGTTTCCTGTGTTTCATGATGTACAACTGATAATATAATAGTTTTAAAGTTTTTGTTTTTAACAAGCTTATGAAAATAATCGCGACTAAAGTAGTATGATTCTTTGGCATTTACCCGGTCCATATTTTCATAGTATATATCAATAAATGTATTTATGTCCTCTAACGAGTTTCCTGTTTTAATTGAACAATGCCGTCTTGCCTTGTTTATGTGTGTTTTTAGTCTGCTTCTATAATTAGCCCTGAGTGTATTAGGTTTTTGGTTTAAATCCATAAAAACAACTTTTCCTTGCTGAATAGTTTCACCAAAATTCTCCAATATTTTATTTT
This genomic stretch from Flavobacteriaceae bacterium GSB9 harbors:
- a CDS encoding acetyltransferase — encoded protein: MAIYKNKTNVVIIGASGHAKVVIDIVERLNQYSIVGLIDSFKPIDSSIYNYRVLGNENDIPRLSKSHNFKLGIIAIGDNWTRKLIYEKIKKISPDFDYISAIHPNAVIGKNVKIGKGTVIMAGAVINSDANIGKFCIVNTKASLGHDSILKKYASLAPNSTIGGKSTIGACSAICMGAIIIQDISIGKHSIIGAAALINKNISDYKMVYGIPGKIIKSISEGEKYF
- a CDS encoding GNAT family N-acetyltransferase codes for the protein MIRENPFTSRTFSESWSKHFLKNAKTSNLNSINGLSFYKAYKLLSIYINVGKNLTKGISYSFNKNNSTDDFKNKTFLIFDVPQYFKTPGDNAEINNLSLKKVKQYPGFAIKLDNYKDLNSYLKATFSKSSNQKLRRYSRRLECCFNISSKMLIGTIDKVEYDYVFSHFYELLTKRFDDKKTTNNNLNPSEWQFYRDVAYPLILEKKAALHVIYNNQTPISVRLLYFSESIIFDAITVFDIDYTKFHIGKISIMKMLDWSFNSSYSIFDFSKGFFDYKESWSDTKYDFEYHIYYDRKSLVANILATTLSNFYKVKQVLREKEVNKKLHNLSFLLKNQKHNSIAQSIEEIDEGTISYNENMLVEIDFLKREYLFLRKPVFDFLFLSSEHLSNLRTYKINTLKKDCFLLQTPNKTCIIGTTD